From the Cloeon dipterum chromosome 4, ieCloDipt1.1, whole genome shotgun sequence genome, the window ATAGCATGTCATTAAAAAGGTATAtaagcatgtgagaaaaggcaacaCTCCTGGCAAACAACTTACGAAAACCCTGTCCAGGAGTACAGAGCTGGAGTGGGCCCATGGACTATGTTCTTTAAGTCATATCAAcgtgaaaattaggaaatgaagagaaaaggaggaaaatgagaagaaaatgtGCCAAGATTGGAACGAATAAACTGAtggaggaataaaaataatctaatttgaCAAGATGTAGTGCCAAGTCAATTCATGGTGAGGTGTTCATTCGTTGTGAAATCACTCCCgagtttacaaaaatatagaaGTGTCAGAGCCTACTCGTCtttatatttacaaatgtGCAGCAGACTGCTCGACTCTTTTAAATTAGCCTTTCTTGCGCTCTGTTATTTCCTATGCCAAAATGTCTTCTTCTCCTTTTCCCTTCCTTACCTTATTATCTTTTGTATTCTTTAAAAGATATTAGAtcatagaaaattttcttcaaattcttccttttaaaatatatttcttttactTAATAGCAGTAtagccttttttaaatacgagatatttttcaaatgaaaaattaaatagacagcaaagagaattttgaaaagaaagacTATTCCTAAATCAAACTAAAAGTAATGAATCCCAAAAACTCCATAAAGATCACCGATAGAAACACACGCACAATCGCGATAGCTGGAAAGTTGAAAGCCCTTTCATTGGTACAGTTTTTACAGCGATTATCTCAGTATGAGTGGCAAAAAGACAAGTACTCTAGCATGCAATTTTAGCCGGGGAGCACTTCAAACTAAGTAAGGCGCAATACATTCTTCCCGCACCGTGAAGAGAGCAACATGCGGTTTGGCTGCCGATAAAATCACTATTTGCCAACaatcttgttaatttttgcggCCGTCAGTGCTGTGCGGCACTTGGCCgatcaaataaaacaaagggTCAGTCAACTCGCAAGCTCTTGGCACACATGCAACACACGgccatcaaaaaattattctgacAGGAGAGCGAAATTGCTTACCCGCCGCAAGACCATCAAGATATACTGTGTGTTTGTACCATCAGTTTTTGCCAAGTAAAAAAGTGGAgaggagcaaaattttaagtgcaGAGAATTGAGATATACAATTGCTAATCCAACTCTGCGCTTTCCTGCAACAGAAGTCAATTTAGAtgagaaattttaagtaagggcagaaaaaatctaaatataaattaatacaagtATAAAAAACCATGTCAGGTAAACATGCATGTTCGCTTTTTTTCTCCTTGAGCGATGGATTGACCAGAAACGGCGCGTCGAAAGTAAAATTACACACCGCAGCCTACGTTCAcaagaataaataacaatGCCGCCCCCTGCCCTCCCCCAATTGGAATTGGCCAGATTGGcctgatataatttttaaacaaacaaaaattacatataaTTTGATGAGACTTGAGAACAAGCGCAGAACCTGTCTGCTCTTTTCTGTGCCTACTCTCAtcccattatttattttgtccaaaGGCCCGCGCAACTCTTTGTGCTCCAGCCAAATTGCCATAATTACTGAACAATTTATAAGGTCTGCAGACTCTCATgatttgcgataaaatgtACCGGCGGACTATCCATTTTTTAAGGTAgtgtaattttattgtgaatacACGCAATGAttaggaatgaaaattttcgcactttgattttaaaaatttaagcctttattttttaaacgaaataaaaaaggattattttattctgtggTGTTGAaccataaaaaaaatccaaatattttaaatgagctAAATAAGTGTACACTTcgcccttttaaaattttaaaatattgtgtgcagactaaaaatgtattttatttgccaatatttaaaaatatgcatatttaatttttaagtaaatttgtttcaaataatgaaGAGGACTTTTacaacttaatttaaattcttttgaaataaattatattcgaTATCTTCCTTGTCCAGGGAACTGCATgtcaaaatttggattttttatccCCTTGAaactcatagcccacgggaagtgctgtgcagaggttctaaaaaaagctaatttaattacactGTTAAAAGCCAAATTATAATCTACTTTCCCTGTCTTCTTAGTATTTTCACCTCCGTAAGTTTTTGGCATACACCTACTCCTCACGAGAAAAGTGTATGTGTACAACTCAATTTAAAAGAGGCAAACATGCAACATATAACAAGCAAGGAGGAAGAGTGAGGTTTCAACGTTTTCACTGTTGCATgcaatcaaaacattttcgcCGCAACGAAACATAAAAACGAATGGTTGACGTGATAAAAAGCAAGTCTCGACTCTTGTCAAAACGATTAGCATTATTTGcgagtgaaattaaatatctgtCCGTCGCATTAAAAAGTGCGGTGCTCATTAAACCAGATAATGGCGGCAGTAAAGTGAATAGGACGACTTTAAACGCTCATTTTATGTTCTCGTCATCGGGCGAGCATAAACTAAAAGACTTGAAGACCAAACATAAGCCATGGCACTGCGCCCTGCCAACATATAATAACAAGGGACGCTGTGTAAgcacaataaatttcatccgCGCGCACCGAGATGCTGATTATATGCATCGCGCTGTGTCAtttgatacaatttttattcgtcCGTGTTTGCGAGAACGCGCGCGTCTGGTGTTCATAAATTCGCGTGTAACTCTGTCTTGGCAGACGCAGACTCTGCGTGAGATTCATTACGACCACCTTTCGCACTTAAATTTTCCACCAGCCAACAACCAACCAACCGAGCTCGACAgaatgtgagtgtgtgcacACGTACAGGAACACAGCTTCTCGGACCATGTTCAACATCATCAGCGGcggaattagaaattaaattcaatctatattttatttcctcaattttaactttaacaTGGCTCAACAAACGTTAACACATTGTTCACACTTTAAGAGTTAAAACTGATTAAGAATCAATAGGGATGggaattttagatggttttgcGACGAACAACTTTCTTATGGCTCCATtaaggtgttttttttttaacagttttaagACCGTTTTTACCGATGTTTCAAGTTTTTGTATCAAATATAATTCCAATATCAGaggagtttgaaattttcagataagtttaaaaaaagagatacttgaattaattattgtatttttgcaaCAGTTTCCGACTGTTTATGATAAAATTCTAACATGAAAATCCTATAGTCCATCTACTTTTTATTCCAAGCTCTGCCGAATTTGGCAACTGACTTTAATGGGATCGATAAaatctgctggaaaatttccaTCGCACAACTAATTGATCACTCAACAAAGCCATCCGAGATTAAATGATCGGCTCGATTGAGTTAAGTTCTCGTGATCAAAAAGACGCGAGAAGACGACATGTCTGCAGAAATACGGTTAAATAAACAGCTTGTAacacaccgaggaagctgaaCTTCATTTATTGAGATTAGATGCAAGAgtgttaatattttgctccaaattattaatatctCTCATTGAAAGCAACTGAaatgtataataatattatccaataaaataatacagacTTCATTGTATATTATATCTAGAATACATAGAAATAGAACAGTTATGTTAACTTTAGCCCccatatataaatatttactatattttaaatgcaatggCAACAGTTTCTTCATTagctaaagaaataataaaaataagttaatcacagaatttgacaaatttaaagaaatcatATTGAATATGCTAATAGTACTTGagtgaaaaactgaaaaaaagcTACCATGGCCAACACAATGAACATAAAAATGACTCGTCgtgtaatataaattttaattcctatcAACTGCTATACAATTAGGagtaatgttaaattttttattgcttaataaataataatgctgtAACGAGCTattatacaataattaaaaacatataatAATGATTTTGAGTGTCATCTTGCAACATTTcatattagctgcagagaattctaAACAAGCGATCGTTGAATTCCAATTTCTCAACAGCAATCGAAAAGAAGAAACGAGTTACGATATCTTCTTGTCAACCCCGCGTTAAGTACGAGAtcgtatttttagtttttactcTCATAACTCACTAATAGCTATCCATCAGAAGCATGTCTGCGCCGttcgataatttaaatttcaatctcgtgatttaatagttaaatgcaattaaaaatgattatgcTCGCAATGGAAGCGTTTAACTTCTTATTCtctgtttttaatgtttggcTCGGCACGCCACTGCCTTGGTGCGGAGCGCGAGGCTTGCtgcaaattcaaacaaacagtgccataaaataaaaataaactcgggTGCGTGTAGCATCGCATGGGACGTACGCAACTGCTACACGTGGACGTGGGGCGCACAATTTGTGAGCTGCAGCAGAAGAAGAGCACATGTTGGCGCGGCTAAATGGAACCGCGCTGCGCCTGCTGCTGGTCATACTCAAAATAATGCTCCCGATGTATTTATTGCGGGCACACAAACATTAGCACGCggtttattttgctttaacaGACTGAAATATTGTCTGCTGACGAGCTTAGTGCTCTGCTTTGACATCTTTGCTGCACAGCCGCGCATTTGTTTTGTGCCACGAGGTGCGCGATCTGCACAAGATCTCTCTCGGTGCCTATCGCCTGTGATTCATTGGTCAAGTTTCCTCTGGAACCTTCTTTAAATTCTGTGCATTTTACATTGTTTCTTAAACTGTAACTGGAGCTtttgtggaaataaaatacaactttTTGAAAGACGAATCGTGTTTATTAGAGGTAGAACGTAtccaatttccaaaatttcctgcaaTCGAAATATGCGTTAGACTTAaacagaagaaataaattaaagaagagTGGGAAGGATAGGGAAGATTATTTTACACTATTTACGTTAGCCAATTATGTGATTGCTTCAATTACAATTGATTGTAAAACTCTTATGGATTGTTCATCAATGCATTGGTTATAAAGTTTTTGCACTGATCAAACAGGGTGTAGTCAGTATTACAGAGGGTGTTCGTTACTGAAAGATTATGTTTGttataaaatgtttgcaaTCGATCATTTAACTAAGTGTACCTCTTGACGGGCATTGATGCGTTTTTGGAAGGtcaattagtttaaaatccaaattttcaaatttacattATTACACATCAATGATTCTGGCCAAAACACATTGCACTACAAGTGCACCGCTGGGATTGCACTTCAACTTGCCAGATGGCAAGTCTGGCAGGGGCAACTCTGAAATTTAGCTCAAATATCTGTTTCTGGCCCTGTTAAAGGTATTACCGTTGACTAGGGATGTGCAGTTACTAACTGCCGCCGTTATAATTTCATCCCAGGGACCAGAGGGGTCTTGATTTGCGATCAGCTGGGTGGTCAACGCCGAAACATCGATGACACCAGTGCTATCGACCTTAAGAAATATATATCATGGTCATGTAAGTTTATTCTGGTTGCTAGAATGGATCATCGACATACAGCTCCTGTTTGGTTGAGGAAGCATGAAATGTAGCACTGAAATATCGTTTAGGTTCAAATTTGGCAATTGTATACGAAATTCTCGTTACAGCAGCTTTGGCGAGTTGCTTTGCCATACTGGCAGAATCGGTCAAATCAAGGCTGGTTTTTTTCTTAGCATTCTGCAGCTTGTTGAGGGCGAACAAATTGAATGCAGTGTTGTCACCACCAACCTTTTTGCAAATGGTTTCTACTGCCTTGTTAAACGTCTTGGCTAACAAATCTTTAGCAGGTGGAGAGCAGCACTTCCTTTGCAAGTTCTGTAATAATTTCAACAACAAGATCACAAGACGCTGTTCCATTGATGGCTATAAGCCAAAAACCTTGAAATCTTTGGGTGCACATTGTGGCGGTTTTGTAGCAGTTGGTGTTGTAGGTTTTTTTGTGGTACTAGATCTGGTGCTGGCAGTGCTAGGAGCGCTGGTAACTCCGCCGTCAAGTGCTGGAATGTAATTGATCATTTTCGCCTGACTCTTTTTTGTAATACTTTTTTTTCTGAACGTTTTACCACTCATTTTGTTAGTAATCCAACTCACGAATGACGTGACCCTTGTATACACGGAAGACGTCGTCTGGCAAGAGCTGCCTGCCCACGACACAATTCCGATCTGGACCCAAGCAGAGCCGTTGTTGTATACGAGAGCTCCGCCGCTGTCGCCCTacgtgcattttttattatttatattggtGACTCAAACTCTTGGCTTAAAGTACGTTGCAGTCTGCTTGGTCTGCGGCTGGTGCTTTTGCACACATCATCACATTCGAAAAGTACCAATTCGCGCCGTACTCGGTTGTGCACGACGCGTCAGTGGTGATTGTAAGAGTTGCGTACTTCAGCGTGTTGCTCGTAATTTGATCtgttcaatttcaattaattatccgCAGCAAAGTGCATCGTTCAACGAGCATACTGCTATCTGAAATTCTGCCAAAGCCGCTAACGTTGGCTTTCGTGCCGACCAAATCAGCGGACGCGAGTGAAGGTTGAGGCAGATTGATCCATTGAATATTGCCTGGGGCAATGAAACGCTATTGAAGGTTTTGGTGATCGACTTTTTTATAGTTACTCGTTGCAGTAACCGGGCTATCGAATGGAAGCAGGGACACATCATTTTGGGTCGTTGATGCAACGTAATTTTCGTGGCAAATAGGTTTTGCAATGGTCTTCCTGACATATCCCGCAGT encodes:
- the LOC135942369 gene encoding serine protease 38-like, with product MSACHCIMPISKFKHEVVLGIVNIRSPTAGYVRKTIAKPICHENYVASTTQNDVSLLPFDSPVTATSNIQWINLPQPSLASADLVGTKANVSGFGRISDSNQITSNTLKYATLTITTDASCTTEYGANWYFSNVMMCAKAPAADQADCNGDSGGALVYNNGSAWVQIGIVSWAGSSCQTTSSVYTRVTSFVSWITNKMSALDGGVTSAPSTASTRSSTTKKPTTPTATKPPQCAPKDFKNLQRKCCSPPAKDLLAKTFNKAVETICKKVGGDNTAFNLFALNKLQNAKKKTSLDLTDSASMAKQLAKAACYISCFLNQTGAVDSTGVIDVSALTTQLIANQDPSGPWDEIITAAVSNCTSLVNELPLPDLPSGKLKCNPSGALVVQCVLARIIDV